The following coding sequences lie in one beta proteobacterium CB genomic window:
- a CDS encoding recombination factor protein RarA — MGNLFDQAPPPPLAEALRPKSIEEVIGQTHLLATGKPLNLAFASGKPHSMILWGPPGVGKTTLARLSAKAFDREFIAISAVLAGVKEIREAIEQAQQSMSQYGRQTILFVDEIHRFNKSQQDALLPHVESGLFNFIGATTENPSFEVNSALLSRAQVYVLKSLSAEELKQLFIRAHEFAMPSLQFESTAIDSLISHADGDARRLLNLVEQVRNAVSTPNSQIQKVDQEFIENALTVQARRFDKGGDHFYDQISALHKSVRGSNPDAALYWFCRMLDGGADPRYLARRIIRMAWEDIGLADPRAMQLANDAAQTFERLGSPEGELALGQAVVYLAIAAKSNASYKAYNAARAYVANDQSKPVPNHLRNAPTKLMKELGHGKEYRYAHDEPHAYAAGESYLPEGMAEPHWYTPVDRGLESQIAEKMAFLRKLDSESNQK; from the coding sequence ATGGGCAATTTATTCGATCAAGCGCCTCCGCCACCCTTAGCGGAAGCCTTGCGCCCAAAAAGCATTGAAGAAGTCATTGGACAAACACACCTTCTAGCCACAGGTAAACCACTCAATCTTGCTTTTGCTTCTGGCAAGCCCCATTCAATGATTCTATGGGGTCCGCCTGGGGTTGGTAAGACTACCTTAGCGAGACTTTCAGCAAAGGCCTTTGATCGAGAATTCATCGCGATATCAGCCGTTCTTGCTGGAGTAAAAGAAATTCGCGAAGCTATTGAGCAAGCACAGCAAAGCATGTCTCAATACGGTCGGCAAACTATTTTGTTTGTAGATGAGATTCACCGTTTTAATAAAAGTCAACAAGATGCGTTGTTGCCGCATGTTGAGTCTGGCTTATTTAACTTTATAGGCGCTACCACTGAAAATCCCTCATTTGAGGTCAACTCAGCCCTACTCTCACGTGCACAAGTTTATGTACTGAAATCATTAAGCGCTGAGGAGCTTAAGCAGTTATTTATTCGCGCACATGAATTTGCGATGCCCAGCCTTCAGTTTGAATCGACAGCTATTGACAGCCTCATTTCTCATGCGGATGGTGATGCTAGGCGATTATTAAATTTAGTAGAGCAAGTGCGTAATGCTGTCTCAACGCCGAACTCTCAGATTCAAAAAGTAGATCAGGAATTTATTGAGAACGCTTTGACAGTTCAAGCTAGGCGCTTTGATAAAGGCGGCGACCACTTTTACGATCAAATCTCCGCCTTACACAAATCAGTACGCGGCTCAAATCCAGATGCAGCCCTTTATTGGTTTTGCAGAATGCTAGATGGTGGAGCAGACCCGCGATATCTTGCTCGCAGAATCATTCGGATGGCCTGGGAGGATATTGGTCTTGCCGACCCTAGAGCAATGCAGCTAGCAAATGATGCTGCACAAACCTTTGAGAGACTTGGTTCACCCGAAGGCGAGCTAGCGCTTGGACAAGCTGTAGTGTATTTAGCGATCGCCGCTAAAAGCAATGCAAGTTATAAGGCGTATAACGCAGCAAGGGCCTATGTTGCCAATGATCAGAGTAAGCCAGTTCCAAATCATTTACGCAACGCCCCAACGAAACTCATGAAAGAGTTAGGGCATGGTAAAGAATATCGTTATGCGCATGATGAACCTCATGCCTATGCTGCCGGGGAGTCTTACCTGCCGGAAGGAATGGCAGAGCCACATTGGTATACACCTGTGGATAGAGGTCTTGAAAGCCAAATTGCTGAGAAGATGGCTTTCTTACGCAAGTTAGATTCGGAATCAAATCAGAAATGA
- a CDS encoding NUDIX hydrolase → MKFCSHCAAPISIKIPADDSRERHVCDSCGSIHYFNPRNVVGSIPIYRDQVLLCRRAIQPRHGYWTLPAGFMELGESTSTGAARETLEEAGAIVEIGQLYSLLNVPHAEQVHLFYLASMSTPNFEAGEESLEVALFNEEDIPWSEIAFPTVKQTLEWYFADRAAGVFDSGLEFSVRNRDILPTEKI, encoded by the coding sequence ATGAAGTTTTGCTCGCACTGCGCAGCACCGATTAGCATCAAGATTCCTGCGGATGATTCTCGGGAACGTCATGTTTGCGACTCTTGCGGAAGTATTCATTACTTCAATCCACGCAATGTAGTTGGCAGTATTCCGATCTATCGTGATCAAGTTTTATTGTGCCGTCGTGCCATACAGCCACGTCATGGCTATTGGACTCTGCCCGCTGGATTTATGGAGCTTGGTGAGAGCACCAGCACTGGGGCGGCCAGAGAAACACTAGAGGAAGCAGGCGCCATCGTAGAGATTGGACAACTCTACTCACTCCTCAATGTGCCTCATGCAGAGCAGGTACATCTCTTTTACCTCGCCTCAATGAGTACACCAAACTTTGAGGCTGGAGAAGAAAGCTTGGAAGTTGCTCTTTTTAATGAGGAAGATATTCCCTGGAGTGAGATTGCTTTTCCAACAGTCAAGCAAACGCTAGAGTGGTATTTTGCTGATCGTGCCGCAGGCGTATTCGATTCAGGGCTTGAGTTTAGCGTTCGCAACAGAGATATCTTGCCAACAGAAAAAATCTGA
- a CDS encoding anthranilate synthase component I/chorismate-binding protein, which yields MILLDDAKSSHPKPSSRLYEGALRCWTIYPQPTPSETIAAVDECLQSINEALARGEYIVAAFAYELGLYLHNITRRQVEKKSNHPLVKAWSFKSHESLSKQDVDDFIDSRVSALESDSRIAGVASLNFSINEEQFTSDVQTIQEYIRNGDTYQINHTFRIGGESYGDPLALYARLRKRQPGRFGAFIAEDSNFILSQSPELFIQKQGNTLKAMPMKGTASALSDSAEHLSADAKNQAENVMIVDLLRNDLSRLALPGTVSVPQLFEVARYGDVLQMTSTVQAEMKPGIQLHDVLNAVFPCGSVTGAPKKRSMEIIQELEPQDRGYYCGALGWIDPSGDFAFSVPIRTLEIDQDTKTHASLFTLGIGAGITIDSEADQEWEECQIKAAFLSKLPSELGLFETILIRHGKAQHIQLHLSRLTHSALALGIPCSVTELTKVIEIACENCTCDTEYRLRLDLDHAGKPSYQIAEIKTLQGSVKIFWASDILPDASNAIVRSGNVLLRHKVTSRSLYDQAWKLAEGLDGFDALFINEQGYVTEGGRSSIFIKSGDRWLTPPVSAGLLPGVMRSIVLNDPQWNAHEANLTIDDVDNAKEIMLSNALRGMIPAHF from the coding sequence ATGATATTGCTTGATGACGCCAAAAGCAGTCATCCCAAACCAAGCAGTCGCCTTTATGAGGGGGCGCTGCGGTGTTGGACGATCTATCCTCAGCCCACGCCTTCCGAAACAATTGCAGCTGTAGATGAATGTCTGCAGAGCATTAATGAGGCCTTAGCTCGCGGTGAATATATTGTCGCTGCGTTTGCTTATGAATTAGGTCTATACCTTCACAATATTACTCGGCGCCAAGTCGAGAAAAAGAGCAATCATCCACTCGTAAAGGCTTGGTCCTTTAAATCGCATGAAAGCCTCAGCAAGCAGGATGTTGATGACTTTATTGACAGCAGAGTCAGTGCGCTAGAGTCTGACTCTCGAATCGCGGGCGTTGCTAGCCTTAATTTTTCAATCAATGAAGAGCAGTTCACATCCGATGTTCAGACTATTCAAGAGTACATCCGCAATGGTGACACTTATCAAATTAACCATACCTTTCGAATCGGCGGTGAATCCTACGGCGATCCGCTGGCACTATATGCACGCTTGAGAAAACGCCAGCCTGGAAGATTTGGTGCATTCATTGCTGAAGACTCTAACTTTATTTTGTCTCAATCTCCAGAATTATTTATTCAGAAGCAAGGCAACACATTAAAAGCGATGCCAATGAAAGGCACTGCTAGTGCATTAAGTGATTCTGCCGAGCATTTATCAGCAGACGCAAAGAATCAAGCAGAAAACGTCATGATCGTTGATTTGCTTCGCAACGATCTAAGTCGCTTAGCTTTACCGGGAACAGTAAGTGTTCCGCAGCTCTTTGAAGTTGCCAGGTATGGCGATGTATTACAAATGACTTCAACAGTCCAGGCTGAGATGAAGCCAGGAATTCAATTGCATGATGTTCTGAATGCCGTCTTTCCTTGCGGCTCTGTTACAGGTGCACCCAAAAAACGCAGCATGGAAATTATCCAAGAATTAGAGCCGCAAGATCGCGGATACTATTGTGGCGCCCTAGGCTGGATCGATCCTAGTGGCGACTTTGCATTTAGCGTCCCCATTCGCACTCTTGAAATTGATCAAGACACAAAGACACATGCATCACTTTTTACTTTAGGTATTGGTGCTGGCATTACGATTGACTCAGAAGCCGATCAAGAGTGGGAGGAGTGCCAAATTAAGGCAGCCTTCTTGAGCAAGCTTCCGAGTGAGTTAGGTTTATTCGAGACCATCTTAATTCGTCATGGCAAGGCTCAACATATTCAGCTTCACTTGTCACGCTTAACTCATTCAGCTTTAGCGCTTGGTATCCCCTGCTCTGTTACAGAGCTCACTAAAGTTATTGAGATTGCTTGCGAAAATTGCACTTGCGATACCGAATATCGATTGCGATTAGATCTGGATCATGCTGGCAAACCGAGTTATCAAATTGCGGAAATCAAAACCCTTCAAGGCTCAGTAAAGATTTTTTGGGCCAGCGATATTCTTCCAGATGCTAGCAACGCCATCGTTCGCTCTGGCAATGTGTTGTTAAGGCACAAGGTGACTAGTCGTAGCCTCTATGACCAAGCCTGGAAATTAGCGGAGGGCCTAGATGGATTTGATGCCCTTTTCATCAATGAACAAGGTTATGTGACGGAAGGCGGAAGAAGCAGCATTTTTATAAAGTCTGGAGACCGCTGGCTTACTCCGCCTGTCTCAGCTGGACTTTTACCAGGAGTCATGAGATCAATCGTACTAAATGATCCCCAATGGAATGCCCATGAGGCAAACCTGACTATTGATGATGTTGATAACGCAAAAGAGATTATGCTTAGCAATGCACTACGCGGCATGATCCCCGCACATTTTTAG
- a CDS encoding 3-hydroxybutyryl-CoA dehydrogenase: protein MKIQSIGVIGAGTMGNGIAQVCAVAGLDVVMVDISDAAVERGLSQISKSLDRLVKKETLTTEAKDATLKRIKASTSYADLKGLQLVIEAATENQSIKEKILKQVDEIVSKETIIATNTSSLSITKLAALDSNPSRFIGMHFFNPPPMMALVEVIRGLQTSDETHAAIIEMAQRIGKEPITVKNSPGFVVNRILLPMINEAFFVLHEGLASPEDIDAGMKLGCNQPIGPLALADLIGLDTCLAVMEVYFENFSDSKYRPCPLLREMVAAGYLGRKTGRGVYTYDQ, encoded by the coding sequence ATGAAGATTCAATCAATCGGAGTTATTGGTGCGGGCACAATGGGAAACGGTATTGCGCAAGTTTGCGCAGTTGCCGGTCTTGATGTCGTCATGGTTGATATTAGTGATGCCGCTGTTGAGCGCGGTTTAAGTCAGATTAGTAAGAGTCTAGATCGCCTAGTTAAAAAAGAAACGCTGACTACTGAAGCAAAAGATGCTACCCTCAAGCGCATCAAAGCTAGTACCTCATATGCTGACTTAAAGGGGCTGCAATTAGTCATAGAGGCTGCTACCGAAAATCAGTCTATTAAAGAAAAGATTTTGAAGCAGGTTGATGAGATCGTCAGCAAAGAAACGATTATTGCTACGAACACCTCTTCACTATCTATTACTAAGCTTGCCGCCTTAGACTCCAATCCAAGCCGCTTCATTGGTATGCACTTTTTCAATCCACCTCCGATGATGGCATTGGTTGAAGTGATTCGCGGTTTGCAAACCTCAGATGAAACCCATGCAGCCATAATCGAAATGGCTCAGCGGATTGGCAAAGAGCCAATCACTGTAAAAAACTCTCCAGGCTTCGTGGTGAACCGTATTTTGTTGCCGATGATTAATGAAGCCTTCTTTGTTCTCCATGAAGGCCTTGCTAGCCCTGAAGATATTGATGCTGGTATGAAGCTGGGCTGCAATCAACCTATTGGTCCTTTGGCTTTAGCCGACTTAATTGGTCTTGATACCTGCCTCGCGGTAATGGAAGTCTACTTTGAGAACTTCAGTGATTCTAAGTACCGTCCTTGCCCATTGCTTCGTGAGATGGTAGCTGCCGGCTACCTTGGTCGCAAAACTGGACGTGGCGTCTATACCTACGATCAGTGA
- a CDS encoding peptidyl-prolyl cis-trans isomerase cyclophilin type, translating to MRKIIASLIMVTSLIASAASFAGPKVEFKTTMGNFVVELDSVKAPKTTANFLNYVNSGFYNGTIFHRVIDGFMIQGGGFTSDLTQKPTNAPVVSEAQNGLKNQTYTIAMARTSDPDSATAQFFINVKDNEGLNYPNAMGNGYTVFGKVISGTQTIDAIRKIPTMIASAPKMGRMSDVPSKTVTIESATVLK from the coding sequence ATGCGCAAAATCATCGCCTCCCTAATCATGGTTACTAGCCTTATTGCCAGTGCCGCAAGCTTTGCAGGTCCAAAAGTAGAATTTAAAACCACTATGGGTAATTTTGTTGTTGAGTTGGATTCAGTCAAGGCGCCAAAAACAACTGCAAACTTTCTAAACTACGTGAATAGCGGTTTTTATAACGGCACAATTTTTCACCGTGTGATTGATGGCTTCATGATTCAAGGTGGAGGGTTTACTTCAGACTTAACTCAAAAGCCAACCAATGCACCGGTAGTCTCAGAAGCCCAAAATGGTCTCAAAAATCAGACATACACGATTGCCATGGCTCGCACTTCTGACCCGGATTCAGCAACAGCCCAGTTCTTTATCAATGTTAAAGACAATGAAGGCTTGAATTATCCAAATGCTATGGGTAATGGCTATACCGTATTCGGTAAAGTGATCTCTGGCACGCAAACCATTGATGCCATTCGCAAAATTCCCACCATGATTGCATCAGCACCAAAGATGGGTCGCATGTCGGATGTACCTAGCAAGACAGTCACAATCGAATCGGCTACCGTTTTAAAGTAA
- a CDS encoding arginyl-tRNA-protein transferase, whose amino-acid sequence MTQLKELPLTELQFYATAPYPCSYLPDKIARSQVATPSHLIHADLYGELVNAGFRRSGLYTYRPYCDECSACTATRIPVKHFVPNRSQKRSWKKHAGLDIRVLNLGYQEEHFELYQRYQNERHAGGDMDQDDQDQYMQFLLQSRVNSRIVEFRDGPSDLNPGRLRMVSMIDILDQGISSVYTFFDTSNTSASYGSFSILWQIQQALELDLPYLYLGYYIENSEKMSYKAKFQPIEGLIDDHWQPIIGP is encoded by the coding sequence ATGACCCAACTAAAAGAACTCCCTTTAACTGAACTTCAGTTCTACGCAACAGCACCCTATCCCTGCAGTTATTTGCCGGATAAGATCGCTCGATCACAGGTCGCAACGCCCTCGCATTTAATCCACGCTGATTTATATGGCGAGTTAGTGAATGCAGGATTTCGTCGTAGCGGTTTATATACCTATCGCCCATATTGCGATGAATGCAGTGCCTGCACCGCAACCCGTATTCCAGTAAAGCACTTTGTTCCAAACCGTAGCCAGAAGCGCTCCTGGAAAAAACATGCTGGACTAGATATTCGTGTACTGAACCTAGGTTACCAAGAAGAGCACTTTGAACTGTACCAGCGCTACCAAAATGAGCGTCATGCTGGTGGCGATATGGATCAAGATGATCAGGATCAGTACATGCAGTTTTTATTGCAAAGTCGCGTAAATTCTAGAATCGTTGAATTTCGTGATGGCCCATCTGACCTTAATCCGGGACGCCTGCGTATGGTCAGCATGATCGATATCTTGGATCAAGGTATCTCCTCGGTTTATACCTTCTTTGATACCAGCAATACCTCTGCGAGCTATGGTAGCTTCAGCATCCTGTGGCAAATTCAACAGGCATTAGAGCTAGATCTTCCCTATCTCTACCTGGGCTACTACATTGAGAACAGTGAAAAAATGTCTTATAAGGCTAAGTTTCAGCCAATTGAAGGGCTGATTGATGATCACTGGCAGCCTATCATTGGGCCATAA
- a CDS encoding Dihydroorotate oxidase has product MIDSYPLLRPWLFSLDPEQAHNLTLSSLDRAQRWGLLGCLVDQPAPDPRNLCGITFPNPVGLAAGLDKDGKHIDALGALGFGFLEIGTVTPKPQPGNPKPRMFRLPQAQAIINRMGFNNDGVDACVRRVRNSAYWQNGGIVGLNIGKNASTPIENAASDYVTAMQAVYEVAAYITVNISSPNTQNLRALQGEDMLRSLLGALHLAREALSDLHGVRKPLFLKIAPDLDHSDIKLIADLLLEFKIDAIIATNTTIARDAVRELEFGEEMGGLSGAPVRTASTEVVKSLKQYLGDAIPIIGVGGILSGKDAQEKIAAGASLVQLYSGLIYRGPKLISECAAILKK; this is encoded by the coding sequence ATGATCGATAGCTACCCCCTACTACGCCCCTGGCTTTTTTCTTTAGACCCAGAGCAAGCTCACAACCTCACCCTAAGCAGTCTAGATCGGGCGCAGCGTTGGGGCCTGTTGGGATGCTTGGTAGATCAACCGGCTCCAGATCCTCGTAACTTATGCGGCATTACTTTTCCAAATCCAGTTGGTCTTGCTGCCGGTCTAGATAAAGATGGTAAACATATTGATGCACTAGGCGCCCTGGGATTTGGCTTTTTAGAAATTGGAACTGTTACACCCAAACCTCAACCGGGTAATCCAAAGCCCCGGATGTTTCGCCTGCCGCAAGCTCAAGCAATCATTAATCGCATGGGCTTTAACAATGACGGTGTTGATGCCTGCGTAAGGCGCGTGCGCAATTCTGCATACTGGCAAAACGGTGGCATTGTTGGCTTAAATATTGGCAAGAATGCAAGCACTCCAATTGAGAATGCTGCCAGCGATTACGTCACAGCCATGCAAGCAGTCTATGAAGTTGCCGCATACATTACCGTCAATATCTCTTCTCCTAATACCCAGAATTTACGTGCACTTCAGGGTGAAGATATGCTGCGCTCCCTGCTTGGCGCTTTGCATTTAGCCCGTGAAGCGCTAAGCGATTTACATGGTGTTCGCAAACCCCTATTTTTAAAAATAGCGCCCGATCTCGATCACAGCGATATCAAGCTTATTGCCGACCTCTTACTTGAATTCAAGATTGATGCCATCATCGCCACCAACACAACGATTGCTCGTGATGCTGTACGTGAGCTCGAATTTGGTGAAGAGATGGGTGGCTTATCTGGCGCCCCAGTTCGAACCGCCTCAACCGAAGTAGTCAAGAGTCTAAAACAGTACCTCGGTGATGCCATTCCAATTATTGGCGTTGGCGGTATTTTGTCTGGCAAGGATGCCCAAGAGAAAATAGCTGCTGGCGCTAGCCTGGTACAACTGTATAGCGGCCTTATCTATCGTGGCCCAAAACTGATTTCAGAATGTGCTGCTATCTTAAAAAAGTAG
- the aat gene encoding Leucyltransferase — protein MSNINWLGSQDEFPNPMDCPDPDPSVPGLIAVSERIYPGQLTRAYQMGIFPWYSDNQPVLWWSPNPRMVLKPNNFKCHDSLKKTIRHFLTDPQKNICVDEDFGAVVRSCATARRKDQDGTWITHEIMDAYTNLHEQGHAHSIAVQENGRLIGGLYCVAFGGMVFGESMFSHQTDASKIALAALTAWCEQHQVEMIDCQQETAHLDSLGGAPLSRDEFLARLQIALKQTNIEIPWKFDKEILRHWL, from the coding sequence ATGAGTAATATCAACTGGTTAGGATCTCAGGATGAATTTCCCAATCCAATGGATTGCCCAGATCCTGATCCAAGCGTACCCGGCTTGATTGCAGTTAGTGAACGAATTTATCCGGGGCAGCTAACTCGTGCCTACCAAATGGGAATTTTTCCCTGGTATTCGGATAACCAACCAGTTTTATGGTGGTCGCCCAATCCCAGGATGGTATTAAAACCCAATAACTTTAAATGCCATGACTCCCTTAAGAAAACCATCAGACATTTTTTAACAGATCCACAAAAAAATATCTGCGTTGATGAAGATTTTGGTGCGGTAGTTCGCTCCTGCGCAACGGCTAGAAGAAAGGATCAGGATGGCACTTGGATCACCCATGAAATTATGGACGCCTATACCAATCTCCATGAACAAGGCCATGCCCATAGCATTGCAGTTCAAGAGAATGGACGATTAATAGGCGGACTCTATTGTGTTGCATTTGGTGGGATGGTTTTTGGAGAATCCATGTTTAGCCATCAAACTGACGCATCCAAAATTGCCTTGGCCGCCCTAACTGCCTGGTGTGAACAACATCAAGTCGAAATGATTGACTGCCAGCAGGAAACTGCCCACCTTGATTCCTTGGGCGGCGCACCCCTGTCTCGAGATGAGTTTTTAGCCCGTCTGCAAATTGCTTTAAAGCAAACTAATATAGAGATTCCCTGGAAATTTGATAAAGAAATTTTGCGTCACTGGCTATGA
- a CDS encoding DSBA oxidoreductase, which produces MTPEQLSAEPIKGTFYYDIISPFSYFYVKQRHRLEKRLAIEPAPILLGGLFRATDNRGPGEIEAKRPHTYQYCVWLAEKLGLPFRFPEHHPFLTVAAQRLLVQENAQWEMVERAFEYVWVEGKDPNLSWPEFCQYLGLAADTPKPDAPEIKAKLMSNTESAKTDGAFGVPTLVINGHAFWGVDTIDWAMDYLDRPNMFEEAAYRYAGQVPSGL; this is translated from the coding sequence ATGACGCCAGAACAGCTTAGTGCGGAGCCAATCAAAGGGACGTTTTATTACGACATCATCTCTCCGTTTTCGTACTTTTATGTGAAGCAACGCCATCGCCTTGAGAAGCGGCTAGCTATTGAGCCTGCACCAATCTTATTGGGCGGCCTTTTCCGCGCCACCGATAATCGCGGCCCCGGAGAGATCGAAGCCAAGCGTCCTCATACTTACCAATACTGTGTTTGGCTTGCTGAAAAGTTAGGTCTTCCGTTTCGCTTTCCAGAGCACCACCCTTTTCTCACAGTTGCAGCCCAGCGTTTGCTAGTTCAGGAAAATGCTCAGTGGGAAATGGTTGAGCGTGCTTTTGAGTATGTTTGGGTAGAGGGCAAAGATCCCAATTTATCTTGGCCAGAATTTTGCCAATATCTGGGCTTAGCAGCAGACACGCCAAAACCGGATGCGCCAGAGATCAAAGCAAAGCTCATGAGCAACACAGAGAGTGCAAAGACAGATGGTGCGTTTGGCGTACCCACTCTCGTAATAAATGGCCATGCTTTTTGGGGTGTCGACACCATTGATTGGGCCATGGATTATCTAGATAGACCAAACATGTTCGAAGAGGCGGCTTATCGTTATGCAGGCCAAGTACCCTCCGGTCTTTGA
- a CDS encoding Regulatory protein IclR, translating to MPKVPGEAGKTAIQVVERMMNLLDALATHEESSSLKNLAEETDLHPSTAHRILNDLVACRLVERGDGGTYRLGLKLLELGNLVKARLSVREAAQAPMRALHKLTGETINLSVRQGDEIVYIDRAYSERSGMQVVRAIGGRAPLHLTSVGKLFLASDDTSQVRAYVTRTGLAGHTRNSITEPGKLDSELNQVRKLGHARDNEELELGVSCVAAEIYDDSGKLVAGLSLSSPTDRIQADWLKLLQDTALQISKGMGYKPKVSDPSS from the coding sequence ATGCCAAAAGTACCTGGTGAGGCTGGCAAAACAGCAATCCAGGTGGTTGAGCGCATGATGAACCTGCTCGATGCCTTAGCTACCCACGAAGAGTCTAGTAGCCTTAAAAACCTTGCAGAAGAAACTGATCTACACCCTTCTACAGCTCACCGCATTCTGAATGACTTAGTGGCCTGCCGACTGGTGGAGCGTGGCGATGGGGGCACGTATCGTCTCGGCCTAAAGTTGCTTGAGCTTGGCAACCTCGTCAAAGCTAGGTTATCTGTTCGAGAGGCAGCTCAAGCACCAATGCGAGCCTTGCATAAACTCACTGGTGAGACTATTAACTTATCCGTTCGCCAAGGCGATGAAATTGTCTACATTGATCGTGCATATAGCGAACGCTCTGGTATGCAAGTAGTTCGCGCGATTGGTGGCCGTGCACCACTCCACCTGACATCTGTTGGAAAGTTATTTCTAGCGAGCGATGACACAAGTCAAGTTCGTGCCTATGTGACGCGCACTGGTTTAGCTGGTCACACTAGAAATAGCATCACCGAACCAGGAAAATTAGACTCGGAGCTCAATCAAGTTCGCAAATTAGGTCATGCGCGTGACAACGAAGAATTAGAGCTAGGAGTTAGCTGTGTGGCTGCCGAGATTTATGATGACAGCGGAAAATTGGTTGCAGGACTTTCTTTAAGCTCACCAACTGATCGCATTCAGGCTGATTGGCTAAAGCTGCTACAGGACACCGCCCTTCAGATTTCCAAGGGAATGGGTTACAAACCGAAGGTTAGTGATCCCAGCTCTTGA
- a CDS encoding Peptidase S11 D-alanyl-D-alanine carboxypeptidase 1, with the protein MYLNRFWLIALVGLMSFGLATSFHAKAANKDAQSTKSSKAAVKTNAKSESKKVAKSSKKPKTVRTTVTRSSDPVVAARPSFATALGLRGQHDDLSLKSSVAMVVNQDTKEVYFEKNSSVSLPIASITKLMTAMVVLDSKLPLDETIVINADDVHSYRTSRLAGGTVLTREEALLLALMSSENRAAYTLGRNYPGGMTAFVDAMNRKAKEIGMTHSHFADPTGLMSENVASAEDLTRMLSAAYQYKMIREFSTWPDLTMVIAKRPQKFLNTNRLVRAGDMNIGLQKTGFINAAGKCLVMQARVNNTPLLLVFLDSVGTQSRFADAVRVRDWYERMPSGEPHAIRRLM; encoded by the coding sequence ATGTATTTGAATCGTTTTTGGCTCATCGCTCTAGTTGGCCTCATGTCATTTGGCTTAGCTACTTCTTTTCACGCCAAGGCAGCCAATAAAGACGCCCAAAGCACGAAGTCAAGTAAGGCGGCGGTAAAGACCAATGCAAAATCAGAATCTAAGAAGGTGGCCAAAAGCTCTAAGAAGCCAAAAACTGTTCGCACCACGGTAACTCGTTCAAGCGATCCTGTTGTTGCAGCAAGACCCTCATTTGCAACGGCATTGGGTTTGCGTGGTCAGCATGATGACTTAAGTTTGAAATCCAGTGTAGCGATGGTTGTTAATCAAGATACCAAGGAAGTGTATTTTGAAAAGAATTCTTCGGTCAGTTTACCGATCGCTTCCATAACAAAGTTAATGACTGCAATGGTGGTGCTGGACTCTAAATTGCCCCTAGATGAAACTATTGTCATTAACGCTGATGATGTTCATAGCTACCGAACTTCGCGTCTTGCGGGTGGAACGGTGTTAACCCGAGAAGAGGCCTTGTTGTTGGCTCTGATGTCTTCGGAGAATCGCGCAGCGTATACCCTTGGCCGCAATTATCCAGGCGGCATGACCGCATTTGTAGATGCGATGAATCGCAAAGCAAAAGAAATTGGTATGACGCATTCTCATTTTGCAGATCCTACTGGCTTGATGAGTGAAAACGTTGCTTCTGCTGAAGATCTCACGCGTATGTTGAGCGCCGCCTATCAATACAAAATGATTCGTGAGTTTTCTACTTGGCCTGATTTGACGATGGTGATTGCCAAACGTCCGCAGAAGTTCTTAAATACAAATCGACTGGTTCGTGCTGGCGATATGAATATCGGTTTGCAGAAAACAGGCTTCATCAATGCGGCAGGAAAGTGTTTGGTGATGCAGGCTCGTGTGAATAACACGCCCTTACTGTTGGTTTTCTTAGACTCTGTTGGGACGCAATCGCGTTTCGCTGATGCGGTGAGAGTGCGTGATTGGTACGAGCGCATGCCCTCGGGTGAGCCTCATGCAATTCGTCGCTTGATGTAG